A genomic window from Candidatus Pelagisphaera phototrophica includes:
- the coaE gene encoding dephospho-CoA kinase (Dephospho-CoA kinase (CoaE) performs the final step in coenzyme A biosynthesis.), whose amino-acid sequence MVVGLTGGMGCGKSTASRMFEKRGFRRLDSDQIVHDMLESDPVTIREVVDVFGPKVISSNGGVNRSLLGSIVFGDDEKLKALEDIMHPKVRETWEGAVASDQEANWILEIPLLFEKNLQNRVDFTICVFSDLKTQVERLEQKGIGRAQALARINRQMPLSQKAENADFVLLNEGSLEFLEDQIKTLLTRL is encoded by the coding sequence ATGGTTGTCGGTTTGACAGGAGGAATGGGATGCGGTAAATCCACGGCGAGTCGAATGTTCGAAAAGCGTGGCTTCAGGCGTCTCGACAGTGACCAGATCGTGCATGATATGCTGGAGAGCGATCCTGTGACTATTCGGGAGGTGGTGGATGTGTTCGGGCCGAAAGTGATTTCAAGCAATGGCGGGGTGAACCGTTCATTGCTGGGATCGATTGTGTTTGGTGATGACGAGAAACTCAAAGCTCTCGAGGATATTATGCACCCAAAGGTTCGAGAGACCTGGGAGGGGGCAGTCGCATCGGATCAAGAGGCGAATTGGATTTTGGAGATCCCTTTGCTCTTCGAAAAAAACCTGCAGAATAGGGTTGATTTTACCATTTGCGTGTTCAGTGATCTTAAAACGCAGGTCGAGCGTTTAGAGCAAAAAGGCATAGGCCGAGCTCAGGCGTTGGCGCGCATTAATCGACAAATGCCGCTCTCCCAAAAGGCGGAGAATGCCGATTTTGTACTGCTCAATGAGGGATCCCTCGAATTTCTGGAAGACCAAATCAAAACGCTTCTCACGCGACTATAA
- the rho gene encoding transcription termination factor Rho — MSSESEDTNESNVPTELDLGDSPKPPKKVARKAARKAAKKVAKKIAKEKVPDAGLNSEPSAELKTEFAPPKEESSEFRPVDFKGRGSHFDDVDKIEVVRDVLEEKGDRDAPEKSSDSDTGSDRDDKRSGNEDREKHSNKRNQPHRHKNQGGNRHQNKQGQHPNQKNRSKNQKGGHRQNQQDRKGGGGWKQPLPPKETDHVGGVLPDAARYKKFEDVKAILDELGEIENPVDLSELYELSIDQGRLGAESLGVVFEEKPSRKQIIEEVFKLAAEKKLQFKDAGFLDVSDEGHGFVVHAASNYQLKPESVHVPASLINHYSLKRGHEIEVIATAPQEGERCPASIKIVSVMGGEPESIDKVPPFEDLIPYYPTERFVLETPLPSNSKKDVSMRAFDILTPIGLGQRGLIVAPPRTGKTILLQGLAHSVQENYPNAHLIVLLIDERPEEVTDFRRKVTGEVVSSTFDETPSSHVHAAEMVVEKARRMVEVGKDVVILLDSITRLARAYNALASNSGKIMSGGIEATALQKPKRFFGSARNIEEGGSLTIMGTALVDTGSKMDEVIFEEFKGTGNMEIHLDRDLINKRVFPAINFERSGTRKEELLYHPQELEKVYGLRRVMQGVPGVEAMEMLIKRLKATKSNAEFLMSLK, encoded by the coding sequence ATGTCTAGCGAATCTGAAGATACGAACGAATCAAACGTTCCTACTGAATTGGATTTGGGCGATAGTCCCAAGCCACCTAAGAAAGTAGCCCGTAAGGCGGCCCGCAAAGCGGCCAAGAAGGTTGCGAAGAAAATCGCCAAGGAAAAGGTGCCGGACGCAGGTTTAAATAGTGAGCCATCTGCGGAATTGAAAACGGAATTCGCGCCACCGAAAGAGGAAAGCTCCGAATTCCGCCCCGTAGATTTTAAGGGTAGGGGCTCGCATTTTGACGATGTCGATAAAATCGAAGTGGTTCGCGATGTGCTAGAGGAGAAGGGAGATCGTGATGCGCCAGAAAAATCCTCTGATTCTGATACGGGCAGTGACAGAGACGATAAGCGCTCCGGCAATGAGGATCGCGAAAAACACTCGAACAAAAGGAATCAACCGCACCGCCACAAAAACCAAGGCGGAAATCGACACCAGAACAAGCAAGGTCAGCATCCCAATCAGAAAAATCGATCCAAAAACCAAAAAGGTGGGCATCGTCAAAATCAGCAAGACCGGAAAGGTGGAGGTGGTTGGAAGCAGCCTTTGCCTCCAAAAGAAACCGACCACGTGGGCGGAGTGCTGCCAGACGCCGCCCGATATAAGAAGTTTGAGGACGTAAAAGCGATTCTGGACGAGTTGGGTGAAATCGAGAACCCGGTTGACCTCTCAGAGTTGTACGAACTTTCAATCGATCAAGGTCGTCTGGGTGCGGAATCGCTAGGAGTGGTCTTTGAAGAGAAACCAAGCCGAAAGCAGATCATTGAGGAGGTCTTTAAACTGGCAGCGGAGAAGAAGCTGCAATTCAAAGACGCCGGTTTTCTAGATGTCTCCGACGAAGGTCACGGATTTGTGGTGCATGCGGCTAGCAATTATCAGCTTAAACCGGAAAGTGTTCATGTTCCAGCATCCTTGATCAACCACTACAGTTTGAAAAGGGGTCATGAAATCGAGGTGATCGCAACCGCTCCTCAGGAAGGAGAGCGTTGTCCTGCTTCAATCAAGATCGTATCCGTAATGGGCGGAGAACCCGAGTCTATCGATAAGGTACCCCCTTTCGAAGACCTAATTCCCTATTACCCTACGGAGCGCTTTGTGCTAGAGACGCCTCTACCAAGTAATAGCAAGAAAGACGTCTCCATGCGAGCCTTTGACATCCTTACTCCGATTGGCCTAGGGCAAAGGGGGTTGATCGTTGCACCTCCTCGTACTGGAAAAACAATATTGCTTCAGGGGCTCGCCCATTCCGTGCAGGAAAATTACCCGAATGCCCATTTGATCGTATTGCTCATTGATGAGCGTCCCGAGGAAGTAACGGACTTTCGTCGCAAAGTGACGGGCGAAGTGGTCAGCTCAACCTTTGACGAGACACCGTCAAGCCATGTCCATGCGGCTGAGATGGTAGTGGAAAAGGCAAGACGAATGGTGGAAGTAGGCAAGGATGTGGTCATCTTACTTGACTCGATTACACGTCTGGCTCGTGCCTATAACGCCCTCGCCAGTAATAGCGGTAAAATCATGAGTGGTGGTATCGAGGCAACTGCGCTGCAAAAGCCGAAACGGTTTTTTGGCTCGGCTCGCAACATTGAGGAAGGCGGCAGTTTGACGATCATGGGTACCGCCCTTGTGGATACGGGAAGTAAAATGGACGAAGTCATCTTCGAGGAATTCAAAGGCACGGGCAATATGGAAATACACCTTGACCGCGATCTCATCAATAAGCGTGTTTTCCCAGCGATCAATTTTGAGCGTAGCGGAACCCGGAAGGAGGAGCTCCTTTATCATCCGCAGGAATTGGAAAAGGTATATGGTCTCCGTCGCGTTATGCAGGGAGTGCCTGGCGTGGAAGCGATGGAGATGCTCATCAAGCGGTTGAAGGCGACCAAGTCGAATGCGGAATTCCTCATGTCGCTGAAGTAG
- a CDS encoding GspE/PulE family protein, producing the protein MSDSALIIQLIVRKGLVSKEQLRILEEGSERVDPNGLFEELVKKGFVERKTVYRLLADEFAMRFVDFTDLDLPKEPDDYLQETIARQFRVFPLEFVDGSLLIAIANPLEVESLDGLSHLIKTPIEPVLADGRQIEEAINTRYDRNSLGESEIDEEKSEDVSVQVRDETLDVEQDGPDKSDAPIIRLVQLIIAEAIRRRASDIHLEPLDTRFRVRFRIDGELQEMASPPPKRLQLPVISRIKVMGRLSIAEKRLPQDGRIQVRVEGIDYDLRVSSLPTAYGESIVMRILDKTGLMKGLPELGFLSDDQDTFERLVTLPDGILLVTGPTGSGKTTTLYSCLNYVNNPDRKIITVEDPIEYQMPGINQVPVRKRIGMTFAAALKAMLRQAPNIIMVGEIRDRETAEIAINASLTGHMVLSTLHTNDAPSAVTRLVDIGVKPYLVATSLRASMAQRLVRRICPDCKQPHEPTRRELLAIGLERESIRDARFMRGAGCPKCHNQGVKGRFGIFEIFEINEEIEKLIYTGGTAAQMRSIAKKLGMRTMREDGVRKVLAGQTSVEEVLSVTVDEPTLV; encoded by the coding sequence ATGTCCGATTCCGCTCTCATCATACAACTCATTGTTCGGAAGGGTCTTGTATCCAAAGAGCAGTTGCGGATATTGGAGGAGGGCAGTGAACGGGTAGACCCAAACGGATTATTCGAGGAACTCGTTAAAAAAGGCTTTGTTGAAAGGAAAACGGTTTACCGGTTGCTGGCAGACGAATTTGCCATGCGGTTCGTCGACTTTACCGATCTCGATCTCCCCAAAGAGCCGGATGACTATTTGCAGGAAACGATTGCCCGGCAATTTCGAGTGTTCCCTCTCGAGTTTGTGGACGGTTCGTTGCTGATAGCGATTGCGAATCCGCTTGAAGTAGAGTCCCTCGACGGACTGTCTCATTTGATTAAGACCCCTATCGAACCCGTCCTAGCAGATGGCAGGCAAATTGAAGAAGCGATAAACACTCGCTACGACCGAAATAGCCTTGGCGAGAGCGAGATCGACGAGGAGAAAAGCGAGGATGTCTCGGTCCAGGTTCGCGATGAGACTTTGGACGTTGAGCAGGATGGGCCTGACAAATCGGATGCACCGATAATCCGATTGGTGCAGCTAATCATCGCAGAAGCCATTCGGAGGAGGGCTTCCGATATACATCTGGAACCCTTGGACACGCGTTTTCGAGTGAGGTTTCGGATTGACGGCGAGTTGCAGGAGATGGCTAGCCCACCCCCGAAACGCCTCCAGTTGCCGGTGATATCCCGTATCAAGGTCATGGGACGTTTGAGTATTGCGGAAAAGCGACTCCCACAGGATGGCCGGATTCAAGTTCGCGTGGAAGGAATTGACTACGATCTCCGGGTCTCATCTCTGCCTACGGCTTACGGTGAGAGTATTGTCATGCGGATCTTGGATAAAACAGGCCTCATGAAAGGGCTGCCGGAGTTAGGGTTTCTCAGTGATGATCAGGATACTTTTGAGCGGCTTGTAACCCTTCCTGACGGTATCTTGCTTGTGACGGGTCCGACTGGATCGGGGAAGACGACGACTCTATACAGTTGCTTGAATTACGTTAACAACCCAGACCGCAAAATCATTACGGTCGAAGACCCGATAGAATACCAGATGCCGGGAATCAATCAAGTACCGGTGCGCAAACGAATAGGGATGACGTTCGCGGCGGCTCTTAAAGCCATGCTGCGTCAGGCTCCGAACATAATCATGGTGGGTGAGATTCGGGATCGAGAGACGGCTGAGATCGCTATCAATGCGTCTTTGACGGGTCATATGGTTTTGAGCACACTTCACACCAATGACGCTCCGTCCGCGGTGACTCGGCTGGTTGATATTGGCGTAAAGCCCTATTTGGTAGCGACTTCCCTAAGGGCTTCAATGGCCCAACGGCTGGTTCGACGTATATGCCCGGACTGCAAGCAACCGCACGAGCCGACGCGAAGGGAGCTGCTGGCCATTGGCTTAGAACGGGAATCGATTCGGGACGCTCGTTTTATGAGAGGTGCCGGTTGCCCAAAATGCCATAATCAAGGTGTGAAAGGCAGGTTCGGGATCTTTGAGATATTCGAGATCAATGAGGAAATCGAAAAGCTAATCTATACGGGGGGGACCGCCGCTCAGATGCGAAGTATCGCTAAAAAGTTGGGAATGAGGACGATGCGGGAGGACGGAGTACGCAAAGTGCTCGCTGGTCAAACCTCCGTAGAGGAAGTCTTGTCAGTCACCGTAGATGAGCCCACATTGGTTTAA